GTAGAAGGATCAGTAGCACAAAATAAAGATGGTATTTTTGAAGAAGGTTTAAAGCCAAAGAATGTTGACGAGTACAACGCAGGTTATGATGCTTCTAAAAAATTAACAGCTTCTCCTCTAAACCCAGCTAATGCTGCTAAGGATATTGAAAGAGGAAAAGTATTGTTTGACCACACTTGTGCCGCATGTCACGGAACAGGAGGTGATGGACAAGGACCAATTGTACAAACAGGTGCATTCTCTGGAGTACCAAACTATGCTGACAGAGAAATTACTGTAGGGTCTGTTCATTATGTATTAACAAACGGTAGAAACGCGATGGGATCTTACGCTGGACAGCTAAACCCTGGTGATAGATGGAGAGTGGCAATGTATGTGATGAGTGCTTTCAAAAAAGGCGCAGCAGCACCGGCAGCCGCAGCACCAGCAACTGAAACGACTACTGAAACTAAAAAATAAGAAAAGAAATGTATAGTTTTTCACCAAAATTAAAATCAACTTCTATAATACTTCTTGTTGTAGGTTTAGTTCTTTTCGGTATTGGTTTCTTTTTGAACAAAGGAATTTCTACTGAGAAAATAGAACACATGATGGAGGCTGTTCATGCTTCTGGTCATACTGCTCCTACACACTCAAGTGAAATGGTAGGACCTCAGGATCACAATGCTCATTTAGAGCATGCAACAATGCAGGTTCATAATTCGCCTTTAGCATCCATACATTTCGTAGCTGTATTCTTCTTCGGAGTAAGTTGTGCAGTATTATTTTTCTACTGTATTCAGCATGCAGCACATGCAGGATGGCCAATTATCATTACAAGAGTAATGGAGGCTATTGCTTCTTATATTCCTTACGGAGGTGCTATTCTAGTAATAATTATGCTATTGAATATTTTCCACCAAGGTCACTTATTCCACTGGATGGATCCGGATTTAACAGATCCAGAATCTGCACATTTCGATGTGATTTTATTTGAAAAGAAAAGATTCTTAAATATTCCTTTCTATGCTATCAGAAC
This Chryseobacterium sp. G0162 DNA region includes the following protein-coding sequences:
- a CDS encoding c-type cytochrome is translated as MKKNVLRIIAVLGLTTVLLNSCGPKENTPLVYFPDMYFPVAYDPLMKAQDAYSDHENEIPAFVKNNGATGLSPVEGSVAQNKDGIFEEGLKPKNVDEYNAGYDASKKLTASPLNPANAAKDIERGKVLFDHTCAACHGTGGDGQGPIVQTGAFSGVPNYADREITVGSVHYVLTNGRNAMGSYAGQLNPGDRWRVAMYVMSAFKKGAAAPAAAAPATETTTETKK